In a genomic window of Staphylococcus taiwanensis:
- a CDS encoding DUF177 domain-containing protein yields the protein MKWSITQLRKYQVKPFEFNQTANFEHLIEPLGLIDLSEIHVEGELTVKSSEVIADIHVTGTYTMPCARTLVPVDVPLDIRSSEVFDLEGYDNYADEEVDEDEHYHLATDGMINIRDIAEELVIIEKPMRAFSENSDQMLTEGNGWEVIDEDQMIELEKEKDNDDSQTQQVDPRLQKLQQLYDKEQ from the coding sequence ATGAAATGGTCAATAACGCAATTAAGAAAATATCAAGTTAAGCCATTTGAATTTAATCAAACGGCAAATTTTGAACATTTAATAGAACCCTTAGGTTTGATTGATTTATCAGAAATTCATGTTGAAGGTGAATTAACCGTCAAATCAAGCGAAGTTATCGCAGATATACATGTTACTGGAACATATACGATGCCCTGTGCACGTACATTAGTACCTGTAGATGTTCCTCTAGACATTCGTTCATCTGAGGTGTTTGATTTAGAAGGTTATGATAACTATGCCGATGAAGAAGTAGATGAAGATGAGCATTATCATCTCGCTACGGATGGTATGATTAATATCCGAGACATTGCTGAAGAATTGGTTATTATTGAAAAGCCGATGCGTGCATTTTCTGAGAATAGCGATCAAATGCTTACAGAAGGTAACGGTTGGGAAGTTATTGACGAAGATCAAATGATCGAACTTGAAAAAGAAAAAGACAATGATGATTCCCAAACGCAACAAGTTGATCCTAGGCTTCAAAAATTACAACAATTATACGATAAAGAGCAATAG
- a CDS encoding nucleotidyltransferase, whose product MKSVGLITEYNPFHNGHLYHAQQARIQSNADVTIAIMSGNFVMRGEPALYNKFLRSKMALTGVDLVVELPTIASLSSSDYFATFAIKVAQYLDIDTIAFGSEIDDISRLEKVATEITSLEQSSHFQKLTKQGKSYAKIVHDSILDQEILRSPNNILGISYLKAINQIAPEIRGLAIKRQSTTHHDQEIKHETFASGSAIRNALLNNDSSWKSVVPSKIENLYEKPHLTKQQTFDFIKYHILSRSINELSQMYTMSEGLEYRLKSNIQQAKDFETFMTLIKTKRFTYTHLQRVLMNILLNITTYDFKDTIQGVRILGMNEKGQQYLKYLKTHYPERAFITNINMKTTSLFENEIKATHIYNLLSGQEANDFNTPVIMQKDEPR is encoded by the coding sequence ATGAAAAGTGTTGGACTGATTACTGAGTATAATCCATTTCACAATGGGCATTTATATCATGCTCAACAAGCTCGCATACAGTCTAACGCCGATGTGACAATTGCCATTATGAGTGGAAACTTTGTTATGCGAGGTGAACCCGCATTGTATAATAAATTTTTACGTTCTAAAATGGCATTGACCGGTGTTGATTTAGTTGTCGAACTACCTACGATTGCTAGTTTATCTTCGAGTGATTATTTTGCTACATTTGCGATTAAAGTTGCTCAATATTTAGATATTGATACGATTGCATTTGGTAGTGAAATCGATGATATTTCTCGTCTTGAAAAAGTAGCTACTGAAATCACTTCATTAGAACAGTCGTCTCATTTTCAAAAACTTACCAAACAAGGCAAGAGCTACGCGAAAATAGTGCATGATTCAATCTTAGATCAAGAAATATTACGTTCTCCTAACAACATTCTTGGTATTTCCTACTTAAAAGCAATAAATCAAATAGCTCCTGAAATTCGAGGGTTGGCTATTAAACGTCAATCTACAACACACCATGACCAAGAAATTAAGCACGAAACATTTGCAAGTGGTTCGGCAATTCGTAACGCCTTATTGAATAACGATTCGTCATGGAAATCTGTAGTCCCCTCAAAAATTGAAAATCTGTATGAAAAGCCTCATCTTACAAAACAGCAAACGTTTGATTTTATCAAGTATCATATTTTAAGTCGTTCAATAAATGAATTATCTCAAATGTATACGATGTCTGAAGGGTTAGAATATCGTCTGAAATCTAATATTCAACAAGCGAAAGATTTTGAAACATTCATGACTTTAATTAAGACGAAACGTTTTACATACACTCATTTACAACGCGTTTTAATGAATATCTTATTAAATATCACTACATATGATTTCAAAGATACAATTCAGGGTGTTCGTATTTTAGGAATGAACGAAAAAGGCCAACAATATTTAAAATATTTAAAAACTCATTATCCTGAGCGCGCATTTATTACTAATATAAATATGAAAACCACTTCTTTATTCGAAAATGAAATTAAAGCTACACATATTTATAATTTATTATCAGGTCAAGAAGCTAATGATTTTAATACACCTGTGATAATGCAAAAAGATGAGCCACGATGA
- the coaD gene encoding pantetheine-phosphate adenylyltransferase, with protein sequence MAKTKAVIPGSFDPITYGHIDIIERSSGRFDELHICVLKNSSKSGTFNIDERMELIRESVKHLPNVEVHNYNGLLVDFCDKIGAQTIIRGLRAVSDFEYELRLTSMNKKLNNKVETMYMMTSTNYSFISSSVVKEVAQYKADISDFVPPNVEKALKEKFKK encoded by the coding sequence ATGGCTAAAACCAAAGCAGTCATTCCAGGAAGTTTCGATCCTATAACTTATGGACACATAGATATTATTGAAAGAAGCTCAGGTCGTTTTGATGAACTTCATATTTGTGTGCTTAAAAATAGTAGTAAATCAGGTACGTTTAATATTGATGAACGTATGGAATTAATCAGAGAATCTGTTAAGCATTTACCTAATGTTGAAGTACATAACTATAACGGATTACTTGTAGATTTTTGTGATAAAATTGGCGCTCAAACTATCATACGTGGACTAAGGGCGGTTAGCGACTTTGAATACGAATTGCGATTAACTTCAATGAATAAAAAGCTTAACAATAAAGTTGAGACAATGTATATGATGACGAGTACCAATTACTCATTTATTAGTTCAAGCGTTGTAAAAGAAGTGGCACAATACAAAGCTGATATATCTGATTTTGTCCCACCTAATGTTGAAAAAGCATTAAAAGAAAAATTTAAAAAATAA
- the rsmD gene encoding 16S rRNA (guanine(966)-N(2))-methyltransferase RsmD, which yields MRVIAGKHKSKPLESLEGRNTRPTMDKVKEGIFNSLHEVHGLGLDLFAGSGALGIEALSRGMDKVIFVDQNFKAVKVIQANLKQLDLINQSEVYKNNADRALKALNKREIQFDFIFLDPPYKKGLIDKALEQIDEFNLLKENGIIICEFSNQEDIDTKGFQVIKQYHYGLTDTLLLEKGEQNG from the coding sequence ATGAGAGTGATCGCAGGAAAACATAAAAGTAAACCTTTAGAAAGTTTGGAGGGGCGTAATACACGTCCTACGATGGATAAAGTTAAAGAGGGAATCTTTAACAGTTTGCATGAAGTTCATGGGCTAGGTTTAGATTTATTTGCTGGAAGTGGTGCGTTAGGTATCGAAGCATTGTCTCGAGGCATGGACAAAGTGATATTTGTAGATCAAAATTTTAAAGCTGTCAAAGTGATTCAAGCGAATTTAAAACAACTTGATTTAATTAATCAATCTGAAGTTTATAAAAACAACGCTGATCGTGCACTGAAAGCACTCAATAAACGTGAAATTCAATTTGATTTTATCTTCTTAGATCCTCCATATAAAAAAGGATTAATTGATAAGGCTTTAGAACAAATTGATGAGTTTAATTTATTGAAAGAAAATGGTATCATCATCTGTGAGTTTAGCAATCAAGAAGATATCGACACCAAAGGATTCCAAGTGATTAAACAATATCATTATGGTCTCACTGATACTTTGTTACTAGAAAAAGGAGAGCAAAATGGCTAA
- a CDS encoding DUF2129 domain-containing protein, translated as MELVQRVSLIVYLKHIKHERQIRKYGHIVYTNKQRKYVVLYINELEADTIIHKLMKLKYVIDIDGSPYKYLKKTYEKEKHEVM; from the coding sequence ATGGAGTTAGTTCAAAGAGTAAGTTTGATTGTTTATTTAAAACATATTAAACATGAACGACAAATACGTAAGTATGGTCACATTGTATATACAAATAAACAACGTAAATATGTTGTTTTATATATAAATGAGTTAGAAGCCGATACAATTATTCATAAACTAATGAAGTTAAAATACGTCATTGATATTGATGGATCACCTTATAAGTATTTGAAAAAAACATATGAAAAAGAAAAGCACGAAGTTATGTAA
- a CDS encoding glycerophosphodiester phosphodiesterase: MTNNKKWAFNLSLASLGLLGSLFFINKRNKNKDNDIKKLPKFFDGQAPYIFAHRGGMAVRPEQTQLAFDNAVIHELDGFETDVRLTKDEQLVVFHDATVDRTTNGSGLVCDYTVAELKHLDAGYHFSDINGSHPYRGHQNAKILTFDELLKMYPDMYINVDLKDTPKSYEGTVAPQKMYETIVNNNAQHRVLVTSFYKEQNDRFRAISNGEIAIGASQQEVAEGFIKFNSGFGQTFHPLADTFQMPTKFKGIPLTSQRFIQWLNVLNIVPGFYGINSIDVMTDLYDKGVHTLVTDRPDLGKQFKSALTNNKNIN, translated from the coding sequence ATGACAAATAACAAAAAATGGGCTTTCAATTTAAGTTTAGCTAGCTTGGGTTTATTAGGTAGCCTTTTTTTCATAAATAAGAGAAATAAAAACAAAGATAATGATATTAAAAAATTACCAAAATTCTTTGATGGTCAAGCGCCTTATATCTTTGCGCATAGAGGTGGTATGGCAGTTAGACCTGAGCAAACACAATTGGCATTTGATAATGCAGTCATTCATGAACTAGATGGCTTTGAAACGGATGTCAGATTAACGAAAGATGAGCAATTAGTCGTCTTTCATGATGCTACGGTAGATCGTACTACAAATGGTTCAGGGCTCGTATGTGATTATACAGTTGCTGAATTAAAACATTTAGATGCCGGCTATCACTTTAGTGACATTAATGGTAGTCATCCTTATCGTGGACATCAAAACGCTAAAATCTTAACGTTCGATGAACTTTTAAAAATGTATCCAGATATGTATATTAATGTGGATTTAAAAGATACACCTAAAAGCTATGAAGGAACGGTAGCACCTCAAAAAATGTATGAAACAATTGTTAATAATAATGCACAACATCGGGTGCTTGTTACTAGTTTTTATAAAGAACAAAATGACCGCTTTAGAGCGATAAGTAATGGAGAAATTGCTATCGGCGCAAGCCAACAAGAAGTTGCTGAAGGCTTTATTAAATTCAATTCTGGATTTGGTCAAACATTTCATCCTTTAGCTGATACTTTCCAAATGCCAACTAAATTTAAAGGCATACCACTAACATCACAACGATTTATTCAATGGCTTAATGTTCTAAATATTGTTCCTGGTTTCTATGGTATTAATAGTATTGATGTTATGACTGATTTGTATGACAAAGGTGTTCATACATTAGTCACTGACCGTCCAGATTTAGGCAAACAATTTAAGTCTGCTTTAACTAATAACAAAAATATTAATTGA
- a CDS encoding YlbF family regulator, with the protein MYTEETMTILDEIEELSDMIAQSELYYKFRQAQNKLNNDDEAHLMYQAFMKSKMTYDEVMRFGKYHPDYQKVMMETRRRKRAYEMLPVVMDYKSKEVALQNLIDEVISKIAYSVSENVKIEAGNPFFKTGHDGCATGGSCHCSL; encoded by the coding sequence ATGTATACTGAGGAAACAATGACGATATTAGATGAAATCGAAGAATTGTCAGATATGATTGCACAATCAGAACTATATTATAAGTTCCGCCAAGCTCAAAACAAATTAAATAATGATGATGAAGCCCATTTAATGTATCAAGCCTTTATGAAATCAAAAATGACATATGATGAAGTCATGAGATTTGGTAAATATCATCCTGATTATCAAAAAGTAATGATGGAAACACGTAGACGAAAACGTGCTTATGAGATGTTACCTGTCGTTATGGATTATAAATCTAAAGAAGTAGCACTCCAAAATTTGATTGATGAAGTAATAAGTAAGATAGCTTATTCAGTTTCAGAAAATGTAAAAATTGAAGCGGGTAATCCGTTTTTTAAAACAGGACATGACGGCTGTGCTACGGGTGGTTCTTGTCATTGTAGTTTATAA
- a CDS encoding SCP-like extracellular protein — translation MAKLIIKVLGVIFLIIFLIYLFYSPRLKFDVLENPNKSTTTNHTQQTPRTHNNTENPAPKKGVGTWIGKDVSYLTKRFGQASRTYPFKGHYMNYIFKKDNQYYIVSTKHQKIKAVYATGRNAQISPLKINESASHIFENTSINPDPSIKVNGHSYNFELSDEDIKTQTLIKYGNIYAQVYVDQQSNQIMGIRYLDKEALAFLKPYQLADESNDENNNDNSSFEKNKKDTLPYEQNPNQLMTLYEITNEMRKLKNVKPLKVNSNIAHIASVNLYEATGTDDVEFTEDALKSQLSNENITFKSTSQNVGYDFDDVPTLIHSWMNSDMHRSRMLNNKYEEMGGEVMRNYYSLIFLEK, via the coding sequence ATGGCAAAATTAATTATTAAGGTTTTAGGTGTGATTTTTCTTATCATATTTCTTATATATTTATTTTACTCACCACGATTAAAATTCGATGTGTTAGAAAATCCTAATAAATCAACTACTACAAATCATACACAACAAACACCACGTACACACAATAATACAGAGAACCCAGCACCCAAAAAAGGTGTAGGAACATGGATTGGTAAAGATGTAAGCTATCTAACGAAAAGATTTGGACAAGCAAGTCGTACTTATCCTTTTAAAGGGCATTATATGAATTACATATTTAAAAAAGATAATCAATATTATATTGTATCGACAAAGCATCAAAAAATTAAAGCTGTATATGCTACTGGTCGAAATGCACAAATCTCTCCATTAAAAATTAATGAAAGTGCATCGCATATTTTCGAAAATACAAGCATTAATCCCGATCCTTCAATAAAAGTAAATGGACATAGTTATAACTTTGAATTATCAGATGAAGATATTAAAACTCAAACTTTAATAAAATATGGAAATATATATGCACAAGTTTATGTAGACCAACAATCTAATCAAATTATGGGTATACGTTATTTAGATAAAGAAGCACTTGCATTTTTAAAACCGTATCAATTAGCAGATGAATCAAATGATGAAAACAATAATGATAATTCATCTTTTGAAAAGAATAAAAAAGATACATTACCTTATGAACAAAATCCTAACCAACTTATGACATTATATGAAATTACAAATGAAATGCGTAAATTAAAAAATGTGAAACCGTTAAAAGTGAATTCAAATATTGCGCACATCGCTTCAGTCAACTTATATGAAGCAACTGGAACAGATGATGTTGAATTTACTGAGGACGCACTTAAAAGTCAATTAAGCAATGAAAATATCACCTTCAAGTCTACAAGCCAAAACGTTGGTTATGACTTTGATGATGTACCGACGCTCATTCATAGTTGGATGAATTCTGATATGCACCGTTCTCGTATGTTAAATAATAAATATGAAGAAATGGGTGGAGAGGTAATGAGAAATTATTATTCACTTATTTTCTTAGAAAAATAA
- a CDS encoding DUF420 domain-containing protein, whose translation MNLPILPTISTSCIVISAIFVAIGWWQIWHRRIDKHKKTMLWAAVFALTFFIIYATRTIFLGNTDFGGPDSVRTYYKIFLIFHINLATIGGILGLVQIITAYKDKFKWHRKAGPVASVIWFFTAITGVAVYLLLYVFYPGGETTSLIKATLGL comes from the coding sequence ATGAATTTACCAATTCTACCAACGATTAGTACAAGTTGTATTGTAATTAGTGCTATCTTTGTGGCAATTGGCTGGTGGCAAATTTGGCATCGCCGTATTGATAAGCACAAGAAAACAATGCTATGGGCAGCAGTTTTTGCATTAACATTCTTTATTATCTATGCAACTAGAACAATATTTTTAGGTAATACAGATTTTGGGGGACCAGATTCAGTAAGAACTTATTATAAAATCTTTTTAATTTTCCACATAAACCTTGCCACAATTGGTGGGATTTTAGGTTTAGTACAAATTATTACTGCATATAAAGATAAATTTAAATGGCACAGAAAAGCAGGTCCAGTTGCTTCGGTAATTTGGTTCTTTACTGCAATTACTGGTGTTGCAGTTTACTTACTTTTATATGTATTTTATCCAGGTGGGGAGACAACTTCTTTAATTAAAGCCACTTTAGGTTTATAA